One region of Betaproteobacteria bacterium genomic DNA includes:
- a CDS encoding DUF3149 domain-containing protein produces the protein MAWNLLFTSDIGLLSLFTIVFILGMAVYLIRYASKHSHDEEKEAQAANIHLPGAR, from the coding sequence ATGGCATGGAATCTGTTATTCACATCCGACATCGGCTTGCTCAGCTTGTTCACCATCGTGTTTATTCTGGGGATGGCGGTCTATCTGATTCGCTACGCCTCGAAACATTCGCACGACGAAGAGAAAGAAGCGCAAGCCGCCAACATCCATCTGCCGGGCGCACGCTAG
- a CDS encoding glycine zipper 2TM domain-containing protein, whose translation MSALGLAGVLAISGCAPIYGPGWEKDYPPVAYSRDLYPGYGSVQAIDLIRHENNSGIGVGAIAGAVIGGIIGHQVGEGNGNTAATVIGAAGGALIGHEIEKQNQPQGDQFRLTIRMENGGYQTVIQNTDFVDLRIGDRLHIDDGGTVRRY comes from the coding sequence ATGTCGGCGCTGGGCTTGGCAGGGGTACTGGCGATCAGCGGTTGCGCGCCGATCTATGGGCCGGGTTGGGAAAAAGATTATCCGCCGGTGGCTTATTCGCGTGACTTGTACCCGGGCTACGGCTCGGTTCAGGCCATCGACCTGATCCGGCATGAGAACAATAGCGGCATTGGTGTTGGTGCCATCGCCGGCGCCGTGATCGGCGGGATCATCGGCCATCAGGTGGGCGAAGGCAACGGCAACACGGCGGCCACCGTCATCGGCGCCGCTGGCGGCGCGCTGATCGGACATGAAATCGAGAAGCAGAACCAGCCGCAGGGCGACCAGTTCCGGCTCACCATCCGGATGGAAAACGGCGGCTATCAGACGGTGATCCAGAACACCGATTTCGTCGATCTGCGCATCGGCGACCGCCTGCATATCGACGACGGCGGCACCGTTCGGCGCTATTGA
- a CDS encoding DUF1211 domain-containing protein: protein MGKTRLEAFSDGVLAIIITIMVLELKVPHGESIDALASLLPVFFSYVLSFVYVGIYWNNHHHMLHTAHNVTGPILWANLHLLFWLSLFPFTTGWMGENHFAAVPSAVYGGVLFMAAVAYWILQQTIIASQGDKSLLKVALGSDWKGKSSPVVYAAGMVSAFWSPTLAQSLYVLVALVWLIPDARIEKALATSEGRAG from the coding sequence ATGGGTAAAACCCGCCTTGAAGCATTCAGCGATGGCGTTCTGGCCATCATCATCACGATCATGGTGCTGGAACTTAAAGTGCCGCATGGCGAGAGTATTGATGCGCTGGCCTCGTTGCTACCGGTGTTTTTCAGTTATGTGCTGAGCTTCGTCTACGTCGGCATCTACTGGAACAACCATCACCACATGCTGCACACGGCGCATAACGTGACGGGGCCGATTTTGTGGGCGAATCTGCATTTGCTGTTCTGGCTTTCGCTGTTTCCGTTCACCACCGGCTGGATGGGTGAAAACCATTTCGCGGCCGTGCCGTCGGCGGTTTACGGCGGGGTGTTGTTCATGGCGGCGGTGGCTTACTGGATTTTGCAGCAGACCATCATCGCGTCGCAGGGTGACAAGTCCTTGTTGAAAGTGGCACTGGGCAGCGACTGGAAGGGGAAGTCTTCGCCGGTGGTCTATGCGGCGGGAATGGTGTCGGCATTCTGGTCGCCGACGCTGGCGCAAAGTCTGTATGTGCTGGTGGCGCTGGTTTGGCTGATTCCGGATGCGCGTATCGAGAAGGCGCTGGCGACGAGCGAGGGCCGGGCGGGATAA